DNA from Flavobacterium aestivum:
CTATTGGTAGTTTGATTAATGATGCCGTAAAAGTCTTTGTAGAAAATGAAGAAGCCATTCTGAGTGGTAATTTCCCTTTTGCTTTAACCGATAAAAGCAAATACAAAGCTCAAATGGATGATATCATCAAGATTAGTGTCAAGAATATCTATCAAAGCCGTGAAGTTATAGAGAAAGAGATTGTAGGCTATCAGATTATACAAACATTATTAGATAAATTCATAACAGCATTCAATAACAAATTTGATGGCAAAATGTCAAATTACGATTCGTTAATGCTAAAAATGTTACCGGAAAAACATCAAATCGAAAAGGAAAATTTATACCAAAGACTGTTGCATATTTGTCAATATGTTTCTCTTTTGACCGATGGGAATGCGTTGAAATTATATGAAATGATACAGGGAAGACAAAAGGACTAAAAATTATATTCAAGACCTATTCCCAGGGATTGTTTTAATTGAATTTCGGCTCCTTTATTTACAGAAACACCATTTTCAATTTCAACGATCTCAATGTCTTCATCGTATAGTAAATTGAGTCCGATGTTCGCTTTGACGTGATTGTTTACTTTGAAATCTGCTTGAAATTGCCAGTCTACATCTATATTGCCAAAATTATGGAGGTAGTCAGTGTATAAACTCAGTCGGTTTTTAATTGTTATGTTAGTGACAATTTCTCTTTCGAAATAGCTGGTTGCTAAAATACCTAACTCGGTTTTTGACTTTTTTCCTTTTGTGATCAGATTTCCCTGAGCGTCATAGGTTGCTTTGGTTACACCATAAGCTCCTTGATTGGCCAGAGTTTGATCCAGAACCATTGTATTCTTTAATGTTAAGGGAGATAAGTATATATTTAGTTTCTCAGCTTTATATATATATTCAGATCCAACCCCTAGAAAGGTGTAGGCAGGAGCAAATGGTTTGGATATAGGTTTCTCAGTATTGGGGTAATTATATCCGTTTGAGAATTGAGTGTTGAAGTTGAATTTTGCTGAATGGTACCAATTCGATAAAGTATCTTTTCTATAACCGTAAGTAGAGTTAATTCTAAATACATCATCTGTTTTTCTGAGTTCAACTCCTTCTTGTTTGTTTAAGCCGTACTTAAAAATAAGTTCATTTGACCAAACTTGGTATTCGTCTTTATAATCTCGTTTAAGGTGACCTTTTAGCAATCCGGTAATAGAACTTGTTCCCCCTGCGCTCCAGTTGACAAATGCAATCTCTGCAATGTCTACACCAAGACTGTTTTTGTTCGTCCAATGCGAAATAGTGTCTGGCTTTGCCGTTGCAATAGTATTTTTAGAGATAGTATCAGTTTTACTTGTGATTATTTTTACTTGAGAGAAACTACATACGGAAAATAATAGAAATAGAATTACAAAGGGTTTTGTTAAAAAGCTCATAGTAGAATGGTGGTATCTTTAAGAGCGCAAAATAATTAATTTCAATAACTTGAGAAAATAATTTCTAAACTATCAACAGAAATTCTACTATATCGTTGTAGTTCATCAATGCTCCCTTGCTCTATAAATTCATCAGGAATACCCAGTGTTTTTATGTTGGAATTATAATTATGAGCTGCAGCAAATTCTAAAATGGCACTTCCAAAACCACCTTTTATTACTCCGTCCTCAATAGTAATTATAGATTCGTATTTGGTAAAAATAGAGTACAATTCTTTTTCGTCTAATGGTTTGATAAATGCAAAATCATAATGGGAGAAATTTTCTGGATTTTGAGTTTTGGCTATAGCCAAAGAGACATTGTTCCCAATAGTGCCGGTTGATAAAATGGCTACTTTTGATCCACTTTTGAGTAGTTTTGCTTTTCCAATTTCTATTTTTTCATATTTTCCAAGATGGTCAGCTTCCCAGTTAACTATAACACCACGGCCACGAGGGTAGCGAATGGCGATAGGATGGTTTAGACCCAATTGGGCAGTATATAAAATGTTTTGTAAATCAATTTCATTGAGAGGAGCATAAATTATCATGTTAGGTACACAACGCAAATACGCCAGATCAAAAACACCGTGATGGGTAGCTCCGTCCTCGCCAACCAAACCCGCTCGATCTAAACAAAAAATTACTGGTAAATTCTGTAGAGCCACGTCATGAATCACCTGGTCATATGCACGCTGTAAAAAAGTAGAATAAATGTTGCAATAAACAATCATTCCTTGTGTAGCCATTCCTGCAGACAGAGTTACTGCATGTTGTTCTGCAATACCTACGTCAAAAGCGCGCTCTGGAAAGGCATCCATCATAAATTTTAAGGAACAGCCAGACGGCATTGCCGGTGTGATACCTACAATCTTTTCATTCTTTTTAGCTAAATCCAATATTGTTAATCCAAAAACATCTTGGTATTTCGGAGGTAAATTTTCTTCAGATTTTGGTATGATTTCACCAGTAGCGGCATCAAATTTACCGGGAGCATGGTACTTTACCTGATTTTCTTCTGCTTGTTGGAGACCTTTGCCTTTGGTGGTAATAATATGTAAAAACTTTGGCCCTTTTATTTTTTGCAAACGTTTCAGTTCTTTGATTACCGCAAAAATATCATTGCCATCAATAGGACCAGAGTAATCAAAATTCAATGACCGAATCATATTATTCTGTTTCGGATTTTTTCCTTCTTTTACGGAAGTGAGATATTTTTTGAGGGCACCCACACTTGGGTCAATCCCGATAGCATTATCATTAAGGATTACCAATAAATTAGCATCGGTAACTCCAGCGTGATTAAGACCTTCAAAAGCCATTCCTGAGGCTATAGAAGCATCACCAATAACGGCTATATGTTGTTTTTCGAAATCGCCTTTTAAATTAGAAGCAATCGCCATTCCCAGTGCTGCCGAAATAGAAGTAGAGGAGTGGCCAACGCCAAAAGTATCATAAATGCTTTCGCTTCTTTTAGGGAAACCGGAAATACCACCCAATTGACGATTGGTATGAAAAATGGTTCTTCTTTCGGTCAATATTTTATGTCCGTAAGCTTGATGTCCCACATCCCAAACTAATAAATCTTCGGGTGTGTTAAAAACATAATGCAAAGCGATCGTGAGTTCCACCACACCAAGGCTGGCGCCAAGATGTCCTTCTTTGGTAGCAACAATATTGATTATAAAATCACGTAATTCTTGAGCCAATTGAGGAAGTTGCGCTTCATCAAGTAAGCGTAAATCTATTGGCGAATGGATATGTTCGAGTAAGTTGCTTTTCATTATAGTTTAAAAAGCGAATTTACGGTTTTAAATTTAAAATTACTCAGGTTTTAAAGTGTCAACAACTCTTTCAGGTGGCATTTCAATAATACCCATCAAAACTCCTTCATTGATGACTTCTTTTTTAGAACTACATTTTTTTGTTTTTGTTTGTGGTTTTACAAATTTAACTTGGACCATTTTAGGAGGTGGAGGTGGAGGAAGCTTATGTAAAGTATCGTTGGGATCGTATTTTACATCACCAACCATAATTTTATCAGTTTCTGCTTTAGGCTCGTTTATAACTTCAATTTTGTCAATTTTTTGTTTGTTTCCGTTTTTATCGGCACAACTAAACAAAGTAGTTCCCATTGCTATAAACAAAGCCAATAGAAACATTTTGTGATAATGGGTTTGCGAATATAAAACTTGATTAGGAATTTGAATAGTCAAGGAATCCAATTGTGAATTTTTAAATCTTCCGCAAACATTGTTGTGCTGTTGAAAATAGGCCTGAATTTCATCAGGCAGCATATCGGTAAAATCGACTACGTTTTTGGAACAGCTTCCACAAAATCGGCCATTATCATTTGGAGTCATTTTGTCCCAATCTTCGTGGCAGGGTTTAGGAATGGTTATTTTGTGATTTGTATTCATAAAATTGATTAATGAATTTTAAAAGTAATAAAAATTAGTTCAAAAGTGTATTTTTGTTTTATGGAAAACATTTTTACGGACGAGTACTTTATGAAAAAAGCTTTGCAGGAAGCTGAAATGGCTTTTGAAAAAGGTGAAATTCCCGTAGGAGCTATAGTTGTAGTAAATAATACTGTTATAGCCAGAACCCATAATTTGACTGAATTATTGAATGATGTCACTGCTCACGCCGAAATGCAAGCCATAACAGCGGCTGCCAATTTCCTTGGTGGAAAATACCTAAAAGATTGCACTCTCTATGTTACTCTGGAACCTTGCCAGATGTGTGCTGGTGCTTTATATTGGAGTCAAATAACCAAGATTGTTTATGGTGCCAGTGATGACCACCGTGGTTTTATGAAAATGGGAACTAAACTGCATCCCAAAACCGTTGTTGTTCGTGGCGTTATGGCCAATGAAGCTTCGGAACTTATGAAACGTTTTTTTGCTGAGAGGAGAAAATGAAATAAATTATTTCTTTTATATCATTTTTTAAATTCAACTATAGCCCAAGGTTTCAACCTTGGGTAACGGATTGATTTAACGTAACGTCTCCCAAGGTTGAAACCTTGGGCTATAGTAAATAAAAATAAAACAACCGCGACATAAAGAAAATCAGTAATCTATTTATGGAATGCTAAACTTCTAAATTAGCCCCGATAGCAGTGTAAATCCTTGTGTGCCGGGGTTCGGCACGCAAGATTGCAACGAATAGCGGGACGATTCTTTTTATGAAATGCTAAATCTTTATGCTCCAAAAATAATTTGTTCTCAACGATTTTCTTCTTAAAATAAATACTATACTTTTACTACAACATAATGAGCGATTTTACGGTTGTAACAATAGCTGTGAAATACCGCTATTTCAGTGTGTAATTTTAATTTGTAACTATTAACTCTATAATAAAAGTGAAAACAAAAGGATTGATTTACGTGTTTTGTGTGTTTTTTTTGTTTCAAGCGTGTGGCAGAAAATCAGCCGCCGATTTTAATTCAGATTTTTCATTATTCAAAGAATATATAGTCAGTTTTACGGGAGGAATTGTCTCGGCACAATCAGATATTCGCGTGGTTTTGGCTTTTGATAATAATTGGAAAGTCAATCAGGTTTTAGACAATGATTTATTCGATATTTCTCCAAGTGTCAGTGGAAAAGTAATTGCACTTTCGAATAATACTATCGCTTTTATTCCCGAAAAAAAGCTGGAATCGGGTACGGAATATCAAGTGACTTTGCACTTGGATAAGCTAAATCAAAAGGTGGCCGAAAAGAAGAAGGAACTTTCCAATTTCAATTTTACAGTAAAAACCATCAAACAGGATTTTGTTGTCAATACACTCGATGTTCAATCTTACAGTAAAGAATACCAATATTTGAACTGTGTGTTGAAAACCGCAGATAATATTGATTTTGAAACCGCTAAAAAAATAGTAGAAGCCGAACATAATGGGAAAGATTTGCATGTTGTTTTCGAAAAATCGAATGCAATTGGCAAAGAGTTTAAATTTAGAATAGACAGTATACAAAGATTAGATTCTAAAAGTAATCTTGAGATAGAATATGACGGAAATGATTTTGATATAGACCAAAAAGGGACTATTGATTTTCCAATTACGGCATTGAATGAGTTCAAAGTCGTTAAGACAGAAATAGAAGAAGGTGATAATCAATCGCTATCAATAAATTTTTCGGAACCATTAGAAAAAGGGCAGGATTTTAAAGGCTTAGTGGCGATTCAAAATACCAATAATTTAAAGTTTTCTGCTCAAGGAAATGTGTTGAAGATTTATTTTAATAATGAGAAAGCC
Protein-coding regions in this window:
- a CDS encoding nucleoside deaminase, whose product is MENIFTDEYFMKKALQEAEMAFEKGEIPVGAIVVVNNTVIARTHNLTELLNDVTAHAEMQAITAAANFLGGKYLKDCTLYVTLEPCQMCAGALYWSQITKIVYGASDDHRGFMKMGTKLHPKTVVVRGVMANEASELMKRFFAERRK
- a CDS encoding DUF3078 domain-containing protein, whose product is MSFLTKPFVILFLLFSVCSFSQVKIITSKTDTISKNTIATAKPDTISHWTNKNSLGVDIAEIAFVNWSAGGTSSITGLLKGHLKRDYKDEYQVWSNELIFKYGLNKQEGVELRKTDDVFRINSTYGYRKDTLSNWYHSAKFNFNTQFSNGYNYPNTEKPISKPFAPAYTFLGVGSEYIYKAEKLNIYLSPLTLKNTMVLDQTLANQGAYGVTKATYDAQGNLITKGKKSKTELGILATSYFEREIVTNITIKNRLSLYTDYLHNFGNIDVDWQFQADFKVNNHVKANIGLNLLYDEDIEIVEIENGVSVNKGAEIQLKQSLGIGLEYNF
- a CDS encoding 1-deoxy-D-xylulose-5-phosphate synthase; translation: MKSNLLEHIHSPIDLRLLDEAQLPQLAQELRDFIINIVATKEGHLGASLGVVELTIALHYVFNTPEDLLVWDVGHQAYGHKILTERRTIFHTNRQLGGISGFPKRSESIYDTFGVGHSSTSISAALGMAIASNLKGDFEKQHIAVIGDASIASGMAFEGLNHAGVTDANLLVILNDNAIGIDPSVGALKKYLTSVKEGKNPKQNNMIRSLNFDYSGPIDGNDIFAVIKELKRLQKIKGPKFLHIITTKGKGLQQAEENQVKYHAPGKFDAATGEIIPKSEENLPPKYQDVFGLTILDLAKKNEKIVGITPAMPSGCSLKFMMDAFPERAFDVGIAEQHAVTLSAGMATQGMIVYCNIYSTFLQRAYDQVIHDVALQNLPVIFCLDRAGLVGEDGATHHGVFDLAYLRCVPNMIIYAPLNEIDLQNILYTAQLGLNHPIAIRYPRGRGVIVNWEADHLGKYEKIEIGKAKLLKSGSKVAILSTGTIGNNVSLAIAKTQNPENFSHYDFAFIKPLDEKELYSIFTKYESIITIEDGVIKGGFGSAILEFAAAHNYNSNIKTLGIPDEFIEQGSIDELQRYSRISVDSLEIIFSSY